The segment aggagagatgggggggtggcgcagtgaggagagatgggggggtggcgcagtgaggagagatgggggggtggcgcagtgaggagagatggggggatggcgcagtgaggagagatggggggatggcgcagtgaggagagatgggggggtggcGCAGTGAGGAGAGATCGGGGGTGGCGCAGTGAGGAGAGATCGGGGGTGGCGcagtgaggagagatggggggtggcgcagtgaggagagatgggggggtggcgcagtgaggagagatggggggtggcgcagtgaggagagatggggggtggcgcagtgaggagagatggggggtggcgcagtgaggagagatgggggatggcgcagtgaggagagatgggggggcgcagggaggagagatgggggggcgcgcagggggagagatggggggtggcgcgcagtgaggagagatggggggaacagtgaggagagatgggggcgcgcagtgaggagagatgggggggcgcgcagtgaggagagatggggggacgcggagtgaggagagatgggggggcgcagtgagagatgggggggcgcagtgaggagagatgggggggcgcagtgaggagagatgggggatggcgcagtgaggagagatgggggggcgcagggaggagagatgggggggcgcgcagggggagagatggggggtggcgcgcagtgaggagagatggggggaacagtgaggagagatgggggcgcgcagtgaggagagatgggggggcgcgcagtgaggagagatggggggacgcggagtgaggagagatgggggggcgcagtgagagatgggggggcgcagtgaggagagatgggggggcgcagtgaggagagatgggggggcgcgcagtgaggagagatgggggggcgcgcagtgaggagagatggggggagcgcagtgaggagagatggggggacagaacgaggaggaggaggcggcgggcAGTATGTGGAGTCCTGCCATTATTATGTCACATCCCATAAAATAATCAAATATCTTTCTTTGTAcatgtaaatatattttgtttgtgtgtgtatatgtctgtctgtgggtaggtttactggctatgcatcttaaaccAGTCTCTGCTGAAAAGCtttgcaatgcagcaagcataagcttgtagggggtccatgtcaaaatggatttgaagcaaaaggtggcactgtgtactgatttgcatgtcatttcccagaatcccttactgcagtggaagcgctgtgtgctgggtgataatggtaaaaggcggggtgcaaatgagcacacagtaatatttccatttgataaataatctaaatcttaatcaaaaatgaatggacgataacgttctgtggctaacaaaatgcttttatttgtgcgagctttcgagatacactgatctcttcttccggcggtgttacaatgaatgaagccaaaaaagtgtttttactttaaaacagtgcatcctggaatgtatctgtgattgAAGCTGATCCCTCCCCCGGTGCAGGATACGTTTTATGACTTGAAGTgttaaatggtgtgtgtgtgaatttaaaAAACGCTttataaaaggtgtgtgtggagtggacgTGCATATAGTAGGTGTACAAatataagagggtgttgcattactaagtgtgtgtagatactttgtggtccctattgatctatatagggatggaattacattgtgtatttgtgtgtattaatatagcgcagtatgtacagacatggcatTTAGCATTCATGgaaagagagttcacttgtgtcagtaatgactcaaatcttcggtctcggtttaggccaccggtcagtgtcctgaacagttgcataaatttgtattcatgcaaccgtctctctttcggtgttctaagattacctttgagtatgaccaccttcagatcgttcatcttatggccagtcagagaaatgtttgctGACAGCgctgtctcttgttccacgtgtgatgctgaCACGACTGACAACGATTGAACTAACGGACTCCTTAGGCCGGGGCCATGTtaaaaaatacagcgctgagccgcACTGAGCCAGGAAACATGCATCCGGCATGTGTGGGGCTTTGGTACACGCTTCAgcaggcgtgtggaattgcagccgacaaattaatttaatttttcgcactgagggaagcggagggccgaTCATtttcactttctctccccccccagcatcccttcccctccccacctttctttgacactgtcccctggcttcaaacacttaacaccctaccttatctacagtaaatatctgttggttttttttcctctctccacactgttttagccattgaatcctttgtatatcagtattgcttgacctgaagaagagaggaggactgtcgaaagcttgtcctataacataaattgttagtccaataaaaaaggtatcacctaatactgaagaactcatttattctgcactatcgcaactggactaacacggctattttctgctatatatagcagatatatatattgttcgacaaacctatacatttgcacgccccgggcgagtggatttaacatcgtggcgagctcctattggcccaagtactaagtggcgagtagattttttttgttcggcgagtagattttatatatatatatatatatataacacacagttgaaaaggacaaagacaatccccttattAGCACTCTGAATTACACCTAGAAAAATCTACCAATAGagattatattgcaagaaccagatgcactgccaaatcagaaaaataaacaagattttattagaattaacagcaaaacacactaacttaaaaaacatgaatatactgaagacagcctaacaaaatatatgtacaaaaaaatatatttaataataggAGGACTGTTGATATAGTGAAGAAAATCTATGTTACCTCAAAAAAACTACAAAGtgtctaaataaatataaattataaCACAAAAATAGTTTGATATGATCCTAAGTGgtaatacaaaataatataaGTCCCTACTGGCATGAATGCCTGCTAGGGAGATATATAGCAGATAATAACACTGTTGATACGGTGATTACCAAAAAAATAAAGAGGGAGGGGAAAAGCACACAGGAATAATAATCATATCCTGGCTAGCAATTCCCAcacagaaaaaggaaaacaatgaAAACTGTTGCAGCAAACAGAATATATACCCATAAATGACATGCtaacaaacagagtcatacatatgaaaaatatagCAGTGCAGTAGCACTGCAAGGACAATTAATGCCCAAACAGCAAGGAGAGTTAATGCTCAGCTGTAGCAGGATTGCGtgagacatatgtccatcatatTGTAGGAGATTTGTTCCAATGTTTGCGcatggaaaaaataaagaaaatccaAAATGCTGCAAAAGATTCTTCACAAGTCCATACTATTGAAGATTACATGGAGGCTGTCAAAAAGTaaaacactcaacgcgtttcacaagtcggtgggcttcttcccgggcttcttcactccgggaagaagcccaccgacgggtgaaacacGTTGAgtcctcctatatatatatatatatatatatatatatatattattattattattattattattattatttataatactgtgggactgggttttgcgcTTACTAAGATgatagatatctatctatatactgtatatacacacacacacacacacccagagcctaAAATCTCCCCCAGATGCCTGTGATGAATCACCGCAGGTcagtgaggagagcaggaggcGGACATTcgagggctgggggcggggctagtcgGAGCTGAGCGGAGATGTGAGAGCGTGTGTGTCGCAGCGCAGTGAGGAGGGCAACGGTATTGGGgtgctgggggcggggctcgtTGGAGCTGaaggaggagatgtgtgtcagtgtgttagatACACACTGACATAACACATTGATACAGAGCCGATGACGGGTGTGGTAGGGAGAATTGCCAGAACGCCCCcacctcatcccctccccccctccccatgtcaaaCAAAATGCTGGCTCCTATTTAATATTTTTGACCTCCCCTGTAAAattaatatatctatatctccatATCTTTAGTAGAAATCGTTGTAGCTTTATTTACTGTGTAAATGGTTTGTCTGATCAGCGAATTAACCAACTAAGTGGCCCATATATTACCCCATGAGTTATATCCTGAGATACATTGCCAACAAAAGCAGGAGTGAAAAATAATTCAGCGCGTTTTCTATTCCTTTAATACCTTTTGTGTCTCCTTTTTTTCCAGGCTATGTGAACGCCCGCCTGGAGAAAGAGACACCTATTTTCAATAAGCAGAGAATCGATTTCACCCCCCCAGAGAATATTAACAGCTTGGTGGTGTGTAGTAATCAGCTCTGTATGAGCCTGGGGAGAGAGACTCTGCTCAGGTAACCCGCCTCTGTCTCTGCTATAGGACTTTGTTTTTACTTGTCGGGTCAATGCCTTTAAAAAATGGGTGCTTTTTACatgttgcatagtagatgaggttgaaaagacacGTCCATTCGAGTTCAATCTATATTTGACGTGGTCTGGGTGAGATAAGAAAAGATATCGGTGTTTGCAGGGTCCCAGGTTTACGAAAGGTTGTCTTCTAaagtaatattaattaatattttcTTACTATATAGGTGCTGACAATGTGCATATAGCTTTGGGGGCTTAATGAATTCTTGCTGCGAAGAActtgcaatctaattttggttCCTGAGACAAGGGGATACAGTTTTAAGAGTGTGCCACTGAGTTTTAGGGGTTTCAGGTGTCCACTCTGTCAGTCATGGGTGAAGGCAGCCTTCTGAAGAGAGAGAATTCTGGGgttacttttttttcccccatctgTAACGCAACGTAACTCTCTTGTTGCTTGTGTAGAATTGATTTGGTGAAAGCAGACCAGCCTAATCAGGTGGATCTGGGGGCGTAAAGATGATGTCAGAGTCCACAAGATGTTCTTGGATCCCACTGGTAAGAAAAAGATGAGCAGAAACTCAACAGCATGTTGAATATAAATTATAATCATAATTTACATACATAAGAGTTATAGGTCTGGAGTCACAAAtttgtaacacacacacaattatggCAAATTTCCACagatgatatatagatatatagatatagaattggcggtgcttgtcccataagcgTAATATAGGTATACGATATTGTCCGAAGTTCTGGCAATCGAGAGATGGCACACAAGGGGTAGTTATAAACAAAAGTGTATTGGTAAAAAGTGGTACatcaagaccaacgtttcggtcctctcaACATCAccttgaggaaggtcccattgagaggaccgaaacgttggtcttgatGTACCcctttcaccaatacacttttGTTTAAAACTACCCCTTGTGTGCCGTCTCTCGATTGCCAGACTTCGGAACAGTATTATCTATCCTAATCTATCATTCAAGTtagaatacaatacagggaaaagggagaccaaaaagcgcaccagcacaaacggagcaggaagaacccaggacaaaaaaaatgattaaaagggcactttaatgtgacaaaaagacccatccaatgcatttcgaacgtcgcagcgttctttttcaaaaagtgtgaaaaagaacgctgcgacgttcgaaatgcattggatgggtcttttgtcacattaaagtgcccttttaatcatttttttgtcctgggttcttcctgctccgtttgtgctggtgcgctttttggtctcccttttccctgtattgcattgagtagctgcacagcctgcctgcctgccctatcaggatgtgagtattttgcatatttttcaggggaacctgccaatgagactgatggtgagtgggttgcaccacacaccacctgtcttcaggaggatagtacccattatatgacacaataggtactatattcaattgttagtaccctggtacagtggtctggcttattatcattttgagatatacctgcatttgagcgcttcagctattttccataagtTAGAATACAAGTAATTAAATTGCACAACGGGGTTCAGATGAGTATTGGGGAAAGGGAACCCTGCCTCAAAGAGATTACAATCTACTTGTATTAACTGTGTTTCTTGCAGGATCTCACCTTCTGATTGCTCTGAACAGTAACGAATGCCTCTATCTCAATCGAAATGCTCAGAAAGTGAGGACTCTTTCAACGATGGAAGGGCCACTTGGTTGAAAGCGTTGGTTGGAACAAGTTTCTAGGCGCAGAAACCAACACGGGTCCCATTCTTGTAGGGACGGCCCAGGGTCAAATCTACGAGGCGGAAATCTCTGTCAGCGAAGGCGGCCTATTTAGCACTAATCCTGACCCGTATTTTCGACACGTTCACGAACCTTGGAGGAGGAGACGGGACCTGCCCCCGTTTGCTGTTTAGAAATAGAGCGTGGTGTTGAGAGCAAGTTCTGCATCATTGCAAACCACACGGAAAAGGCTCTTCCAGTTTGTTGGCAAGATACCAGAGGGAACAGAACAACAAGGATTTGCATCCCTATTCAACCTGCCTGCCGATGACCTGCCTAGCATCCAAGAGTTTCCAGAAAGCCTTGGCTATAGTGAAATAGCCTTCTACACACCAAAGCTTCGCTCCTTCCCAAGCTCCTTTTGCTTGGATGATGGGAAAACGGGATTCTTTATGGCACTTTAGACTTTGCCCGCCCGGACTCTATTCTCACTGATGTCAAGGTTTGGGAGTACCCCTCCGATATTGATTTGCGTTTCGAGAAGCCCATCTCCATTGTGCTGACACAGTTCCACTTCCTGTTCCTGCTGCCCGACAGGGTGAAGGCTATCTGCACCCTGAACGGGCAGGTGGTCTTCGAAGATGTCTTCACAGAGAAGTTTGGCCCATTGAAGCGAATGGTGAAAGATCCCAGCCTAGGTCAGGTCTGGGTCCATACGGAGAAAGCAGTGTTCCGGTACCATGTGCAGCGAGAGTCTAGAGATGTTTGGAGGATGTACATGAGCATGGGCAAGTTTGAGTTGGCCAAGGAGTATTGCAAAGATCGCCCCGAGTGCATGGACATTGTGCTGGCCAAGGAGGCAGAGCACTGCTTTCAGAACAAGAAATATAAAGAGAGTGCCAAATGTTACGCGCTCACGCCAAAACTACTTTGAAGAAATAGCCCTAAAATTCATTGATGCCAAGCAAGAGGAAGCGCTGATGGAGTTCCTGTTGAGAAAGCTTTCCAGCCTCAAGTCTTCAGAGAAGATACAAGTCACTTTGCTGACTACCTGGCTAACAGAGCTGTATCTCAATCGTCTTGGCTTGTTAGAAAGCGACACTTCGAAGAGAAGCCAATATCTTGAGACCCGGGAAGAGTTCCGGAAGTTCCTAAGCAGCCCAAGAAACAAAGAATGCCTGTTTAATAACCGTACCTCCATACACGATCTTCTGGCCAGTCATGGGGACACCGAGCACATGGTGTACTTTGCTGTGTTAATGCAAGACTATGAGAGAGTGGTGTCCCATCACTGCCAGCACGATGACTACAACGAAGCCCTTAATGTCCTTTCCAAGCACAAAGACGAGAAACTTTTCTACAAGTTCTCCCCCGCCCTGATGCAGCAAATTCCCAAGAAGGTCGTCGATGCTTGGATCACAATGGGGAAAAAGCTGGGCCCGAAGAATCTCATCCCCGCTCTCGTTAATTACAGCCAGAGCGACGGGACTCAGATCAACGAGGCGATTAGGTACATGGAGTTCTGCGTGTACGAGCTGGAGGAAACCGAACAAGCCATCCACAACTACTTGCTGTCTCTTTACGC is part of the Ascaphus truei isolate aAscTru1 chromosome 9, aAscTru1.hap1, whole genome shotgun sequence genome and harbors:
- the VPS18 gene encoding LOW QUALITY PROTEIN: vacuolar protein sorting-associated protein 18 homolog (The sequence of the model RefSeq protein was modified relative to this genomic sequence to represent the inferred CDS: deleted 8 bases in 7 codons): MASILDEYEDSLSRANCQNQNRDGVGIPLSGYVNARLEKETPIFNKQRIDFTPPENINSLVVCSNQLCMSLGRETLLRIDLVKADQPNQVDLGRKDDVRVHKMFLDPTGSHLLIALNSNECLYLNRNAQKVRTLSRWKGHLVESVGWNKFLGAETNTGPILVGTAQGQIYEAEISVSEGGLFSTNPDPYFRHVHTLEEETGPAPVCCLEIERGVESKFCIIATTRKRLFQFVGKIPEGTEQQGFASLFNLPADDLPSIQEFPESLGYSEIAFYTPKLRSFPSSFAWMMGNGILYGTLDFARPDSILTDVKVWEYPSDIDLRFEKPISIVLTQFHFLFLLPDRVKAICTLNGQVVFEDVFTEKFGPLKRMVKDPSLGQVWVHTEKAVFRYHVQRESRDVWRMYMSMGKFELAKEYCKDRPECMDIVLAKEAEHCFQNKKYKESAKCYALTQNYFEEIALKFIDAKQEEALMEFLLRKLSSLKSSEKIQVTLLTTWLTELYLNRLGLLESDTSKRSQYLETREEFRKFLSSPRNKECLFNNRTSIHDLLASHGDTEHMVYFAVLMQDYERVVSHHCQHDDYNEALNVLSKHKDEKLFYKFSPALMQQIPKKVVDAWITMGKKLGPKNLIPALVNYSQSDGTQINEAIRYMEFCVYELEETEQAIHNYLLSLYAQFRPASLLSYLEQAGTNTNRIHYDLKYALRLCAEHEHHHACVHVYKVMELYEEAVDLALKVDVDLAKSCADLPEEDEELCKKLWLKIARHVVQEEKDVKKAMVCLSSCSLLKIEDILPFFPDFVTIDHFKEAICSSLEAYNKHIEELKREMEDATQSAKRIREDMQEMRNKYGSVDPLDKCTACDFPLLNRPFYLFLCGHMFHYDCLMQAVVPNLPTYKQVKLEDLQKKLGAATQPAKTRSHPKEEDTMSLGKGHQTREQIKADIDDIVAAECVYCGELMIRSTDKPFIDPQMYKEEMLSWL